A single window of Zea mays cultivar B73 chromosome 10, Zm-B73-REFERENCE-NAM-5.0, whole genome shotgun sequence DNA harbors:
- the LOC103641236 gene encoding uncharacterized protein, whose amino-acid sequence MEGDRVLLIPSCPPPQAQGIRLPTPSMEGGRGPRHRALLPLYSAIPVIRAAINAPTPSGSHHLGQVGLVRLAFHLRPWPPCSSPITFLSVLQHGLLPDCQQPRPHPGISKTTQQLDGIYALFVVLRLAVVDTKADGAILKEKLWTLIAQNEPSLISLQLLGGEKVVYDATKKIFSSSSGLAEDILFLFTDWLSLLGEIVNIERRVHT is encoded by the exons ATGGAAGGTGACCGAGTTCTCCTGATCCCATCGTGTCCTCCTCCCCAAGCGCAGGGGATCCGCCTCCCCACACCGTCGATGGAAGGTGGCAGAGGTCCGCGCCATCGCGCCCTCCTCCCCCTCTACTCCGCGATCCCCGTCATCCGAGCTGCCATCAACGCCCCCACGCCATCCGGCAGCCATCACCTAGGTCAAGTCGGGCTCGTCAGGCTTGCTTTCCACCTTCGGCCATGGCCGCCCTGCAGCTCCCCCATCACGTTCCTCTCAG TTCTACAGCATGGACTCCTTCCAGACTGCCAACAACCCCGTCCGCACCCAGGCATCAGCAAGACAACACAACAGTTGGATGGAATCTATGCACTCTTTGTAGTATTGAGGCTTGCTGTTGTTGATACAAAAGCAG ATGGTGCCATTCTAAAGGAGAAACTATGGACATTGATTGCTCAAAATGAACCCTCATTAATCTCTTTACAGTTG CTTGGAGGTGAGAAGGTAGTTTATGATGCTACCAAGAAAATCTTCTCAAGCTCCAGTGGTCTAGCTGAAGATATTCTATTCTTATTCACAGATTGGTTGTCACTACTTGGAGAGATTGTCAATATTGAAAGAAGGGTACACACCTAA